A genomic segment from Geitlerinema sp. PCC 7407 encodes:
- a CDS encoding pentapeptide repeat-containing protein, whose protein sequence is MDPVGFTPWLLGGAVVPLLPAAAEPNADDLQRLRDRASCPGGNLQGALLSRADLEAADLAGANFNGADLSYANLKRADLRGATLLGANFRGVNLEQANLCGADLRGADLRCAQMQGVQLRGALMHGVNLVGANLAASELAGSNLNHARCMGSLLGRANLRGATLVKADLRGVELTDASLRSADLANADLERANLIGADLDRANLTGTNLRRAFVCCAPCTKPPRP, encoded by the coding sequence ATGGACCCTGTTGGTTTTACCCCTTGGCTTTTGGGGGGTGCCGTTGTGCCCCTGCTGCCTGCGGCCGCCGAGCCCAATGCTGATGATTTGCAGCGCCTGCGCGATCGCGCGTCTTGTCCGGGCGGCAACCTCCAGGGAGCGCTGCTGTCCCGCGCCGACCTGGAAGCGGCGGATCTCGCCGGAGCCAACTTCAACGGAGCCGACCTGAGCTATGCCAACCTCAAGCGGGCTGATCTGCGGGGTGCGACGCTCCTGGGCGCCAACTTCCGCGGCGTGAATCTCGAGCAGGCCAACCTCTGCGGCGCGGACTTGCGGGGAGCCGATCTGCGCTGTGCCCAAATGCAGGGCGTGCAGCTCCGGGGCGCTTTGATGCATGGCGTCAACCTGGTCGGCGCAAATCTGGCGGCCTCGGAGCTGGCGGGCTCGAACCTCAATCACGCTCGCTGCATGGGCAGTTTGCTGGGGCGCGCAAATTTGCGGGGCGCGACCTTGGTCAAGGCTGACCTGCGGGGCGTCGAGCTGACGGATGCCAGCCTGCGCAGCGCGGATCTGGCCAATGCGGACCTCGAGCGCGCCAACTTGATCGGCGCCGATCTCGATCGCGCCAACCTGACAGGCACCAATCTCCGGCGGGCCTTTGTGTGCTGCGCCCCCTGCACCAAACCGCCCCGGCCCTGA
- the bioB gene encoding biotin synthase BioB, which translates to MVQAPLSAVQSGPSVDPAVLDTAALRDYLSALADRIIAGERLGREEALALTRIEDEEKIFLLCEAADRVRQACCGNTVDLCSIINVKSGNCSENCSFCSQSVHHPGEASPVYGLKTMDEILENARAAASAGAKRFCLVSQGRGPKYNSPKSGEFEQILETVRRIADETNIKPCCALGEVTPEQAIALREAGVTRYNHNLEASENFYPEVVSTHSWQDRVETVRNLKQAGIQACTGGILGMGESWSDRVDLALSLRELEVDSVPLNLLNPRSGTPLGDRPRLTVHEALKAIAIFRLILPQQILRYAGGREAIMGEMQNLGLRAGINAMLIGHYLTTLGQPPEKDHEMLHSLGLEGGEAPVPGEYQPATGDAH; encoded by the coding sequence GTGGTTCAAGCACCGTTGTCCGCCGTCCAGTCTGGACCAAGCGTTGACCCTGCCGTCCTCGATACAGCCGCTCTGCGGGACTACCTCAGCGCCCTAGCCGATCGCATCATTGCTGGGGAGCGCCTGGGTCGGGAAGAGGCCCTCGCCTTGACCCGCATTGAGGATGAGGAAAAGATTTTCCTGCTCTGTGAAGCGGCCGATCGCGTGCGTCAGGCTTGCTGCGGCAACACCGTCGATCTGTGCAGCATTATTAATGTCAAATCGGGCAACTGCTCCGAAAATTGCAGCTTCTGCTCCCAGTCGGTCCACCATCCGGGCGAGGCGTCGCCGGTCTACGGCCTCAAGACGATGGACGAAATTTTGGAGAACGCCCGAGCGGCGGCCTCCGCAGGCGCCAAGCGCTTTTGTCTGGTGAGCCAGGGGCGCGGTCCCAAGTACAACAGCCCCAAGTCTGGGGAATTTGAGCAGATTTTGGAAACGGTGCGCCGCATCGCCGATGAAACGAACATCAAGCCTTGCTGCGCCCTGGGCGAGGTGACGCCGGAGCAGGCGATCGCCCTGCGCGAGGCGGGGGTGACGCGCTACAACCACAACCTCGAAGCTTCTGAGAATTTCTATCCGGAGGTGGTCTCGACCCACTCTTGGCAAGACCGAGTGGAAACGGTGCGCAATCTCAAGCAGGCTGGCATCCAGGCCTGTACGGGCGGCATTTTGGGCATGGGCGAGAGCTGGAGCGATCGCGTAGATTTGGCGCTGTCGCTGCGGGAACTGGAGGTGGACTCGGTGCCCCTGAACCTGCTCAATCCGCGATCGGGGACGCCCCTGGGCGATCGCCCCCGGCTGACGGTCCACGAAGCGCTGAAGGCGATCGCGATTTTCCGGCTGATCCTGCCCCAGCAGATCCTCCGCTACGCCGGCGGCCGCGAAGCCATCATGGGCGAGATGCAGAACCTGGGCCTGCGGGCCGGCATCAACGCCATGCTGATCGGCCACTACCTGACCACCCTGGGTCAGCCCCCCGAAAAAGATCACGAAATGCTGCACTCTCTGGGCCTCGAAGGGGGCGAAGCGCCCGTGCCGGGAGAGTATCAGCCCGCCACTGGTGACGCCCACTAG